Within the Polaribacter pectinis genome, the region ATTTTTTAAATCTTCTAAATAAATATCATTCTCGTGAGTAGAAACTATCTTGTAATCATACCTTCTAAAAGTTTGTATAATTTCGTTAATTTCATTGGTAACAATTTTAAGCGTTACTTGAATAAAATCATTCGATTTAGAAGAAACGTAAACACCCAATAATTTAGCGCCATTTGCTTCCACAATTTGTGCAACTTCTCCCATAGAATAATCATTTTCTAATTTTTCTACAATTAAAGTTTCGCTTTCTTCAATTAAAAACGGACTTGTAGAAAAGACATCTAAAACATCACCCAAATCATAATACCCCATATAATTTCTTTCCTTGTTTAAAACAGGAATAATATTGGTGTCATTATCAGCAAAAATCTTTAACAATTCTAAAACTGTGGCTTTTTCATCAGCAAAAAAAGAATTCATTAAGTGTGCGTAAGCAACTAATTCTTCATCTTTGTTTTCGATTGTTTGCAAATCATCTTCAGCAAAAGAACCTAGTAATTTATCATCTTCAATAACAGGAAAATGAGTAATTGGGTAGTTTTTAAAGACTTTTTGCGCATTTTTTACGCTATCTTTTAAACGTAATGCCTTAATCTCTTTTAATATGTAATCGTTTATGTTCATTCAGTACGAATATAGGATAAAATGATTAAATCAGTTATCTTTACAGCCTAATTTTAGACAATGACAAAGTTAAGTGTAAATATTAATAAAATAGCAACTTTACGTAATTCTCGTGGAGGAAACGTACCAAATTTATTAAAAGTTGCAACCGATATTCAAGAATTTGGAGCAGAAGGAATTACGATTCACCCAAGACCAGATGAAAGACACATTCGCTACCAAGATGCAAGAGATTTGGTTTCTGTGGTTAAAACTGAATATAATATTGAAGGAAATCCAATTAAATCTTTTATAGATTTAGTGTTAGAAACGAAACCAACGCAAGTTACTTTGGTGCCAGATGCAATAGATGCAATTACGTCGA harbors:
- a CDS encoding CBS domain-containing protein; this translates as MNINDYILKEIKALRLKDSVKNAQKVFKNYPITHFPVIEDDKLLGSFAEDDLQTIENKDEELVAYAHLMNSFFADEKATVLELLKIFADNDTNIIPVLNKERNYMGYYDLGDVLDVFSTSPFLIEESETLIVEKLENDYSMGEVAQIVEANGAKLLGVYVSSKSNDFIQVTLKIVTNEINEIIQTFRRYDYKIVSTHENDIYLEDLKNRSDYLQKYLEM